Proteins from a single region of Bacteroidota bacterium:
- a CDS encoding PAS domain S-box protein — protein sequence MTKIKKTGTKQTDDLRQRAEKIAQGKAARIPESSDALSPEDVRQVLHELRVHQIELEMQNEELRRAQVELEASRLRYFDLYDLAPVGYCTLSEKALILEANITAATLLGVASGALVKQPITRFILKDDQDIFYLYRKQLFKTGSPQVCELRMKHPDDNPVWVRIEATAALAADGMPVCRAAMSDITERKQAEEALKESETHLKTVLDSTPSGIIVIDAETHMIVDANPVAAKMVGVPKEKIIGSVCHNYICPAEKGYCPITDLGQSVDHSERVLLNADGERIPILKTVTSVMLDGRKHLLESFVDITELKLAEEALPESHKQFQALTETTNDFVWEMDANGVYTYCSPQINELWGYKPEDMIGRTPFDLMIPEDREHAIKMFRTLSESPISFKGMETSNFDNAGRIVVLETSGVPFFDIDGRLRGYRGISRDITERKRAEEALQESEERFRTLYENSTIGLYRTTPEGSIHLANPALVRMLGYSSYDDLSTRNLEKNGFDPSYPRTQFIEIIEKDGEVKGLESAWKRKDGTIIFVRENARAIRDSQAKTLYYDGTVEDITERKRAEEMLRSSEVCYRTLFDESLDGICLADAETGLIIDCNQALAAIVGRERSELIGQSQTILHPPYNDKTATSPTFRQHLGDKEGHTLETQVVTSAGIIREVEIKANHLNLQGRKTLQGVFRDITERKRAEEALRKSEEKYRGLTENINLGIYRNTVGPEGKFIEANPAIIGMFGYKNKEEFLAINVSDLYQNPEDRNMFNDKMLKEGFVRGEELWLKKKDGSLFVGSVSAVAVKDNQGDVKYYDGIIDDITERKWAEEAIKAERQRLHDVLEAIPIMVCLLTPDYHVAFSNHAFRDKFGESYGRRCYEYCFGEKEPCDFCETYRVLKTAKPHHWQVTTLDGASVIDVYDFPFTDTDGSPLILEMDIDITERKRAEEELKQSEQRYRTIVETVPDVIYTLAADDGRFTSLNPAFETITGWSRDEWVGKTFATLVHPEDMQLATDTFQQVLRGEYPRPYELRILAKSGEYLIGEFTSMPQFKEGKIVGEFGIASDITERKRAEEEIRKLNAELEQRVRERTAQLEAANKELEAFSYSISHDLRAPLRAIDGFAHILQEENEPNLNSEGKRACSIIQESIGRMNLLIDDLLALSRLGRTEMQFTQINMDALVKSVYDELTKPEEVERIDFHIHPLCPAVGDNTLIRQVWINLLGNAIKFSSGRERAVIEVNSDDQGEEITYSIRDNGAGFDMQYADKLFGVFQRLHSAKEFEGTGIGLAIVQRIIHRHGGRIGAEGKVNGGATFWFSLPVGN from the coding sequence ATGACTAAAATAAAAAAAACCGGTACCAAACAGACAGACGATTTGCGCCAGCGGGCGGAAAAGATAGCCCAGGGAAAGGCTGCCCGGATACCGGAAAGTTCAGATGCATTATCGCCAGAGGATGTACGGCAGGTTCTCCATGAGCTGCGGGTGCATCAGATCGAGCTGGAGATGCAGAACGAGGAGTTACGGCGGGCGCAGGTCGAACTGGAAGCGTCACGTTTACGCTATTTTGACCTGTACGATCTGGCACCAGTAGGCTATTGCACGCTCAGTGAAAAGGCGCTGATCCTTGAGGCTAACATTACCGCCGCGACCCTGCTAGGCGTAGCCAGTGGTGCGCTGGTCAAACAACCGATCACACGGTTCATCCTCAAGGATGACCAGGATATCTTTTACCTTTACCGCAAACAGCTCTTCAAGACAGGTTCACCCCAAGTTTGCGAACTGCGGATGAAGCATCCTGACGATAATCCTGTCTGGGTGCGGATAGAGGCTACTGCTGCGCTGGCTGCTGATGGCATGCCTGTATGCCGTGCCGCGATGAGCGACATCACCGAGCGCAAACAGGCAGAGGAGGCGCTGAAGGAGAGCGAAACGCATCTAAAGACCGTATTGGACTCAACACCGAGTGGGATCATTGTGATTGATGCCGAAACGCATATGATAGTTGATGCCAATCCTGTTGCCGCCAAAATGGTTGGTGTGCCCAAAGAAAAGATTATTGGTTCTGTGTGCCATAATTACATTTGCCCAGCAGAGAAGGGATATTGTCCTATCACCGACCTTGGACAGAGCGTAGACCACTCAGAGCGCGTGTTACTGAATGCCGACGGCGAGAGGATACCGATTCTCAAGACAGTGACTTCTGTCATGCTGGATGGTCGCAAACATCTACTCGAAAGTTTCGTCGACATAACCGAGCTCAAGTTGGCGGAGGAGGCGCTGCCAGAAAGCCATAAACAATTCCAAGCACTGACAGAAACCACAAATGACTTTGTCTGGGAAATGGACGCCAACGGTGTTTACACCTATTGCAGCCCGCAAATCAATGAACTCTGGGGATACAAGCCGGAGGATATGATTGGGAGAACGCCGTTCGACCTTATGATACCCGAAGATAGAGAGCATGCTATTAAGATGTTCCGTACATTATCGGAGTCTCCGATCTCGTTCAAAGGAATGGAAACCAGCAACTTTGATAACGCCGGCCGAATTGTTGTGCTGGAAACCAGCGGTGTCCCTTTTTTCGACATTGATGGCAGGTTGCGTGGCTACCGTGGAATTTCCCGCGATATCACCGAGCGCAAGCGGGCGGAGGAGGCACTGCAGGAGAGCGAGGAGCGGTTCCGTACCTTGTATGAGAATTCTACCATCGGTCTCTACAGAACGACTCCGGAGGGCAGTATTCATCTGGCCAACCCTGCTCTGGTCAGGATGCTCGGTTACTCATCTTACGATGATCTCTCAACCAGAAACCTTGAGAAAAATGGCTTCGATCCTTCCTATCCTCGCACGCAGTTCATTGAAATTATCGAAAAGGACGGCGAGGTCAAGGGATTAGAATCCGCTTGGAAGCGAAAGGATGGGACCATAATTTTTGTCAGAGAAAACGCCCGTGCTATCCGGGATTCGCAGGCAAAAACTCTGTATTATGACGGCACTGTTGAGGACATCACCGAGCGTAAGCGGGCGGAAGAGATGCTGCGGTCGAGCGAAGTGTGTTACAGAACCCTGTTTGACGAATCCCTGGACGGGATATGCCTGGCGGATGCGGAAACTGGCCTCATCATTGATTGCAACCAAGCTCTGGCGGCTATAGTAGGCAGAGAGCGGTCGGAATTGATCGGGCAATCTCAAACGATATTGCACCCACCATATAACGACAAGACGGCCACCTCTCCCACATTCAGGCAACACCTGGGCGATAAAGAAGGTCATACTTTGGAAACGCAAGTTGTGACAAGTGCCGGCATCATCAGAGAAGTGGAAATCAAAGCCAATCATCTTAATCTTCAAGGCAGGAAAACTCTGCAGGGAGTATTTCGCGACATCACTGAGCGTAAGCGGGCGGAAGAAGCCTTGAGAAAAAGCGAGGAAAAATACAGGGGTTTGACAGAAAACATCAACTTAGGAATTTACAGGAATACCGTTGGACCTGAAGGCAAATTCATTGAAGCCAATCCCGCCATCATTGGGATGTTTGGGTATAAAAACAAAGAGGAATTCCTGGCTATAAACGTTTCCGACCTGTATCAAAATCCAGAAGACAGGAATATGTTTAATGATAAAATGCTCAAAGAAGGATTTGTCAGAGGCGAGGAATTGTGGCTGAAAAAGAAAGACGGAAGTCTCTTTGTCGGGTCCGTGTCAGCGGTGGCCGTTAAAGACAATCAGGGTGATGTGAAATATTATGATGGAATCATCGACGACATCACCGAGCGCAAGTGGGCGGAGGAAGCGATAAAAGCGGAACGACAACGGTTACATGATGTACTGGAAGCTATCCCGATAATGGTATGCCTGCTGACTCCGGATTATCATGTCGCCTTTTCCAATCACGCTTTCCGGGATAAATTTGGCGAGTCGTACGGGAGGCGTTGCTATGAGTATTGTTTTGGGGAAAAAGAGCCCTGTGATTTTTGCGAGACATACAGGGTGTTAAAAACCGCAAAGCCTCATCATTGGCAAGTAACAACCTTGGATGGCGCCAGCGTTATCGACGTATATGACTTCCCCTTTACAGACACCGATGGTTCTCCTCTCATCCTCGAGATGGATATTGACATCACCGAGCGCAAGCGGGCGGAAGAAGAGCTAAAGCAGAGCGAGCAGCGCTATCGTACCATTGTTGAGACTGTACCAGACGTCATATACACACTTGCCGCCGATGATGGTAGGTTCACATCGCTAAATCCAGCTTTTGAGACCATTACTGGATGGTCGAGAGACGAATGGGTAGGAAAGACATTTGCGACCCTTGTTCATCCAGAGGATATGCAACTTGCAACAGACACGTTTCAGCAAGTCTTGAGAGGCGAGTACCCTCGTCCTTATGAACTGCGGATTCTTGCCAAATCAGGTGAGTACTTAATCGGCGAGTTCACGAGCATGCCCCAGTTTAAAGAAGGGAAAATCGTTGGAGAATTTGGCATTGCTAGCGACATCACCGAGCGCAAGCGGGCGGAAGAGGAAATAAGAAAACTGAATGCGGAGCTTGAACAACGTGTCAGAGAACGCACAGCCCAGTTAGAAGCAGCCAATAAAGAGCTGGAGGCTTTTTCCTATTCAATTTCCCACGATCTGCGTGCTCCTCTGCGTGCCATTGATGGATTTGCACACATCCTTCAGGAAGAGAATGAACCAAACCTGAATTCTGAGGGGAAACGGGCATGTTCAATTATACAGGAGAGCATCGGAAGAATGAATCTGCTGATCGATGATCTCCTCGCGCTTTCGCGCCTGGGGCGTACAGAAATGCAATTTACGCAAATCAATATGGACGCATTGGTGAAGTCGGTCTATGATGAGCTGACGAAGCCGGAGGAAGTGGAGCGGATCGATTTTCATATCCACCCATTATGTCCGGCAGTGGGGGACAATACGCTGATCCGGCAGGTGTGGATTAACCTGCTCGGCAACGCCATCAAGTTTTCTTCCGGGAGGGAGCGTGCAGTGATCGAAGTGAACAGTGATGACCAGGGAGAAGAGATCACTTATTCTATACGTGACAACGGCGCGGGATTCGATATGCAATACGCGGACAAGCTTTTCGGCGTGTTCCAGCGTCTACATAGCGCGAAGGAATTTGAAGGCACAGGGATTGGGCTGGCCATCGTGCAGCGCATCATTCATCGCCATGGCGGCCGCATCGGGGCAGAAGGAAAAGTTAACGGAGGGGCGACGTTTTGGTTCTCCCTTCCGGTGGGCAATTGA
- a CDS encoding PAS domain-containing protein, producing the protein MTKTKKTGTRPLKYPAETMLHNQEPKSIPAQHALDAEADMPTNAGFPIVGIGASAGGLAAFEAFFSALPADSDPGMAFVLVQHLAPDHKSILTDLVKRYTRMQVFEVEDGTVVRPNCAYIIPPNHDMAFLNGALQLLEPSAPRGQRLPIDFFFRSLAQDQRERAICIVLSGTGSDGTLGVRAVKGEGGMVMAQNPESTEFDGMPRSAIATGLVDFILPPAEMPAQLIAYGAHAFGKIPRYMTVPVLKAENALKKTFILLRAQTGHDFSHYKPNTIIRRIERRMAVNQIENIDKYVLYLQQNPSEVEALFRDLLIGVTSFFRDLEAFASLEKQVIPRLFAGKHSGAFVRVWVPGCSTGEEAYSIAILLQEHIEALKQSFKVQVFATDIDKQALDTARAGVYTENIAADISPERLAHFFTQESDGGAFCIHKSIRDMLVFSEQDLVKDPPFSKLDLISCRNLLIYMDGELHKKLIPLFHYALNPGGFLFLGTSETVGQFTEFYAMMDRKWKLYHRKEDVHGALHAAMGRFLPPLTEEVIVPRATGKAPGESKFPLRELVEQALLQEYAPVGALVNARGDIFYLHGRTGTYLEPAPGEAGINNILKMAREGLRREMTTALRKAVAGRKPVLCQGLRVKTNGNFTTVNLTIQPVAAGTDAVLPGMAQSGVAPPLFLVVFEDIPAADPERFAKTATMETVDGMIGNPTDSDARIKALKQELRAKEEYLQTTNEELETSNEELKSSNEEMQSVNEELQSTNEELETSKEELQSVNEELATVNTELQTKVSDLSRANNDMNNLLAGTGIGTIFVDHQLRILRFTPVVTPIINLILTDVGRPVTHIVSNLVGYDRLGADVQDVLKSLIPKELEVQTLAGMWYMMRILPYRTLDNVIEGAVITFADNTEIKKARELLLESESMRRLAVVVRDAHDAITVQDLNGRILAWNPAATSMYGWSEAEALTMNIRDRIPESYRENELAVIQQLGRAKVLEPFHTQRITKDGRLVEVLLTATALVNEAGEMYAITTTERAVDS; encoded by the coding sequence ATGACCAAAACAAAAAAAACCGGTACTAGACCATTGAAATACCCGGCAGAGACAATGCTGCATAATCAGGAGCCAAAATCTATCCCTGCTCAGCATGCTTTGGATGCAGAGGCGGATATGCCAACGAATGCGGGTTTTCCTATCGTGGGCATCGGCGCCTCGGCCGGGGGATTGGCAGCTTTTGAGGCGTTTTTTTCTGCTTTGCCGGCCGACTCAGATCCAGGTATGGCTTTTGTCCTGGTGCAACATCTGGCCCCGGATCACAAAAGCATCCTCACCGACCTGGTCAAGCGCTATACGCGGATGCAGGTCTTCGAGGTCGAGGACGGTACGGTGGTGCGCCCCAACTGCGCCTATATTATCCCGCCCAACCACGACATGGCCTTTCTGAATGGCGCGCTGCAGTTGCTGGAACCCTCCGCACCCCGCGGCCAGCGCCTGCCTATTGACTTTTTCTTTCGCTCCCTGGCGCAGGACCAACGTGAGCGGGCTATCTGCATCGTCCTCTCTGGTACCGGTAGCGATGGTACCTTGGGCGTGCGGGCAGTTAAGGGCGAGGGTGGCATGGTCATGGCACAGAATCCCGAATCCACGGAATTCGACGGCATGCCACGCAGCGCTATAGCCACCGGTCTGGTGGACTTTATCCTGCCGCCGGCAGAGATGCCTGCCCAGCTCATTGCATACGGGGCCCATGCATTCGGCAAGATACCCCGGTATATGACCGTACCGGTCCTCAAGGCCGAGAACGCCTTGAAGAAGACTTTCATCCTGCTGCGCGCCCAAACCGGCCACGACTTTTCGCATTACAAACCAAACACCATCATCCGCCGCATCGAGAGGCGTATGGCTGTAAACCAGATCGAAAATATTGACAAGTATGTGCTTTATCTGCAGCAAAATCCTTCTGAAGTGGAGGCGCTCTTTCGTGACCTTTTGATAGGTGTAACCAGTTTTTTCCGTGATTTGGAGGCGTTTGCCTCGCTCGAGAAGCAGGTCATCCCGCGTCTTTTTGCCGGTAAACACTCGGGTGCATTTGTGCGTGTGTGGGTGCCCGGCTGTTCTACGGGCGAGGAAGCCTATTCCATTGCAATCCTGCTACAGGAGCACATAGAGGCGCTGAAGCAGAGTTTCAAGGTGCAGGTCTTTGCCACCGACATTGACAAGCAGGCTCTTGACACGGCCCGCGCCGGTGTCTATACGGAAAACATCGCCGCCGATATCTCGCCGGAACGGCTGGCGCATTTTTTTACCCAGGAGTCTGACGGCGGCGCCTTCTGCATCCATAAAAGTATCCGCGACATGCTGGTCTTCTCCGAACAGGACCTGGTCAAAGACCCGCCCTTTTCCAAACTCGATTTGATCAGTTGCCGCAACCTCCTGATCTATATGGACGGGGAACTGCATAAGAAGCTCATTCCCCTGTTCCACTATGCACTGAATCCAGGCGGTTTTCTCTTCCTGGGCACCTCCGAGACTGTAGGCCAGTTTACGGAATTTTATGCTATGATGGATCGCAAATGGAAGCTGTATCATCGCAAAGAGGATGTTCACGGCGCACTGCACGCGGCCATGGGCAGGTTTCTCCCGCCGTTGACAGAAGAAGTTATTGTTCCACGGGCCACTGGGAAGGCACCCGGCGAGAGCAAGTTTCCCCTGCGCGAACTGGTCGAACAGGCGCTGCTGCAAGAATATGCCCCTGTCGGCGCCCTCGTCAACGCACGCGGCGACATTTTCTATCTCCATGGCCGCACCGGGACGTACCTGGAACCGGCACCGGGCGAGGCCGGAATTAACAATATCCTGAAAATGGCCCGTGAAGGGTTGCGGCGTGAAATGACCACGGCCTTGCGGAAAGCTGTCGCAGGCAGAAAGCCGGTACTATGCCAGGGGCTGCGGGTAAAAACCAATGGCAACTTCACCACCGTAAATCTGACGATACAGCCGGTGGCAGCGGGTACTGACGCGGTCCTGCCGGGCATGGCACAGTCCGGTGTCGCACCACCCTTGTTTTTGGTCGTTTTCGAGGATATACCGGCAGCGGACCCGGAACGGTTCGCGAAGACCGCTACCATGGAAACGGTTGACGGAATGATCGGGAATCCCACGGATTCCGACGCCCGCATTAAAGCGTTGAAGCAGGAACTGCGCGCCAAAGAGGAGTACCTCCAAACCACCAACGAGGAACTGGAGACTTCCAACGAAGAACTCAAATCCTCCAATGAGGAGATGCAGTCCGTCAACGAGGAGTTGCAATCCACCAACGAGGAATTGGAAACTTCCAAGGAAGAACTCCAATCGGTAAACGAGGAACTGGCCACGGTAAACACTGAACTGCAAACCAAAGTGAGTGATTTGTCGCGGGCCAACAACGATATGAACAACCTGCTGGCCGGCACGGGCATCGGAACTATCTTTGTCGACCATCAACTTCGCATACTACGTTTCACTCCTGTCGTCACGCCGATCATCAATCTGATCCTGACCGATGTAGGGCGTCCTGTAACCCACATTGTTTCGAACCTTGTGGGCTATGACCGTTTGGGGGCGGACGTTCAGGATGTGCTGAAAAGCCTGATTCCTAAAGAGTTGGAAGTGCAGACATTGGCGGGTATGTGGTACATGATGCGCATTCTGCCCTACCGCACCCTTGACAACGTGATCGAGGGTGCAGTGATCACCTTTGCTGACAATACGGAGATAAAAAAGGCCCGGGAATTGCTGCTGGAATCGGAGAGCATGCGCCGCCTGGCTGTGGTGGTACGCGACGCGCATGATGCCATTACGGTGCAGGATTTGAACGGTCGCATCTTGGCCTGGAATCCGGCGGCCACAAGTATGTATGGATGGAGTGAAGCCGAGGCATTGACGATGAATATCCGTGACCGGATCCCGGAGAGCTACCGTGAGAATGAGCTGGCTGTTATTCAGCAACTGGGCCGGGCTAAGGTTCTTGAGCCTTTCCACACACAACGGATCACTAAAGACGGCCGGCTTGTGGAAGTATTGCTGACAGCCACAGCGCTGGTGAATGAAGCCGGCGAAATGTATGCCATCACAACCACTGAACGGGCAGTTGACAGTTGA
- a CDS encoding ATP-binding protein, whose translation MTKAKKTGTKQADELRRRAEKIALEKATRIPESLETLSPEDVRRVLHELRVHQIELEMQNEELRRAQAELEASRTRYFDLYDLAPVGYCTLSEKGLILKANITAATLLDVARGALVQQPITRFIFKEDQDIFYLYRKQLFETHFVSSGQAGEPQVCELRMKRPGDNPIWVRIEATAAHDVDGRAVYRAVLSDITERKRTEVALRVSEERFRRITAISSDIAYSCRTGEDGRFLIDWMTDAADRITGYSSEEIKAQGCWSFLVVEEDIALFKENVIGLTPGWKSSCELRIRHKNGDVVWIHSSAECFSEPQNPGLLILYGGLTNITERKLAEEEIGKLNSELEQRVRERTAQLETANKELEAFSYSISHDLRAPLRAIDGFAHILQEDYEPNLDTEGKRACSIIQESIGRMNLLIDDLLALSRLGRTEIQFSQINMDALVKSAYDELTTPEERERIDFHFESLYPAVGDLALIRQVWINLLGNAIKFSSGRERAVIEVKGDNRGDEIIYSIRDNGAGFDMQYADKLFGVFQRLHSTKEFEGTGVGLAIVQRIIHRHGGRVWAEGEVNEGATFWFSLPVGNQSTVGS comes from the coding sequence ATGACTAAAGCAAAAAAAACCGGAACCAAACAGGCAGACGAGTTGCGCCGGCGGGCGGAAAAGATAGCCTTGGAAAAGGCTACCCGGATACCGGAAAGTTTAGAAACATTATCACCAGAGGATGTACGGCGTGTACTCCATGAGCTGCGGGTGCATCAGATCGAGTTGGAGATGCAGAACGAGGAGTTACGGCGGGCGCAGGCGGAACTGGAAGCATCGCGTACACGCTATTTTGACCTGTACGATCTGGCGCCGGTTGGCTATTGCACGCTCAGTGAAAAGGGGCTGATCCTTAAGGCTAACATTACCGCCGCGACCCTACTGGACGTGGCCCGGGGTGCACTGGTACAACAGCCGATCACACGGTTCATCTTCAAGGAAGACCAGGATATCTTTTACCTTTACCGCAAACAGCTCTTCGAGACCCATTTTGTAAGCTCAGGGCAAGCCGGTGAGCCGCAGGTATGCGAACTGCGGATGAAGCGTCCTGGCGACAATCCTATCTGGGTGCGGATAGAGGCTACTGCTGCGCATGATGTTGACGGCAGGGCTGTATACCGTGCCGTGCTGAGCGACATCACCGAACGCAAGCGGACCGAGGTAGCGTTGAGGGTGAGTGAAGAGCGTTTCCGACGTATCACGGCGATTTCTTCGGATATTGCATATTCCTGTCGCACCGGGGAGGATGGCCGTTTTTTGATTGACTGGATGACGGATGCGGCAGACCGCATTACCGGCTACTCCAGCGAGGAGATCAAGGCGCAAGGCTGTTGGAGTTTCTTGGTCGTCGAGGAGGATATCGCTCTCTTTAAGGAAAATGTCATAGGTCTGACCCCGGGTTGGAAGAGTTCGTGCGAGCTTCGCATCCGACACAAGAACGGCGACGTGGTTTGGATCCATTCCTCTGCTGAATGTTTTTCGGAACCACAGAATCCAGGGCTTCTCATACTTTATGGTGGTTTGACGAACATCACCGAGCGCAAACTGGCAGAAGAGGAAATAGGAAAGCTGAATTCCGAGCTTGAGCAGCGTGTCAGAGAACGCACAGCCCAGTTAGAAACAGCCAATAAAGAGTTGGAGGCTTTTTCCTATTCTATCTCCCACGACCTACGTGCTCCTCTTAGGGCCATAGATGGATTTGCACATATCCTTCAGGAGGACTATGAACCAAACCTGGACACCGAGGGTAAACGGGCCTGTTCCATCATACAGGAGAGCATCGGGAGAATGAATCTGCTGATCGATGATCTTCTGGCGCTTTCGCGCCTGGGACGCACGGAGATACAATTTTCGCAAATCAATATGGATGCATTGGTGAAGTCGGCCTATGATGAGCTGACAACGCCGGAGGAACGGGAGCGGATCGATTTTCACTTCGAATCTTTATATCCGGCAGTGGGGGACCTTGCGCTGATCCGGCAGGTGTGGATTAACCTGCTCGGCAACGCCATCAAGTTTTCTTCCGGGAGGGAGCGTGCAGTGATCGAAGTGAAAGGTGATAACCGCGGCGACGAAATCATTTATTCAATACGTGACAACGGCGCAGGATTCGATATGCAGTACGCGGATAAGCTTTTCGGCGTGTTCCAGCGCCTGCACAGTACGAAGGAATTCGAAGGCACAGGCGTGGGCCTGGCCATCGTGCAGCGCATTATTCATCGCCATGGCGGCCGCGTGTGGGCAGAGGGAGAAGTTAACGAAGGGGCGACGTTTTGGTTCTCCCTTCCGGTGGGCAATCAGTCGACAGTCGGCAGTTGA